In the genome of Mucilaginibacter defluvii, one region contains:
- a CDS encoding TylF/MycF/NovP-related O-methyltransferase, with the protein MIKKIALSFIKKLGYDIIKPDKRLIVDGLPADFDKSIIKTYKKVKPYTLTTPERIAALCNAVNYITENNIEGDIVECGVWRGGSSMAAIDTLVNNKDLSRNIYLYDTFEGMSAPTEDDKVLSGTSALELMNTSDKEDPTSVWCYSTIEEVQNNVRMLDYPDEKIFYIKGKVEDTIPATLPGKIAILRLDTDFYESTRHELHYLYPLLVQGGVLIIDDYGHWEGARKAVDEYIKQHKLPVLLNRIDYTGRIAIKWK; encoded by the coding sequence ATGATAAAGAAAATAGCTTTGAGCTTTATTAAAAAATTGGGCTACGACATAATAAAACCGGATAAACGATTAATAGTGGATGGCTTGCCCGCTGACTTTGACAAAAGCATCATAAAAACATATAAAAAAGTAAAGCCGTATACACTTACCACACCCGAAAGAATTGCCGCGTTATGTAACGCTGTAAACTATATAACAGAAAATAACATTGAAGGTGATATTGTGGAATGCGGTGTGTGGCGCGGCGGAAGTTCAATGGCAGCCATAGATACATTAGTAAATAATAAGGATTTGAGTAGAAATATCTACTTATACGATACCTTTGAGGGCATGTCTGCCCCTACTGAAGATGACAAAGTACTCTCCGGCACGTCAGCTCTTGAACTAATGAATACATCGGATAAAGAAGACCCCACATCAGTATGGTGCTATTCTACTATTGAAGAGGTGCAAAATAACGTAAGAATGCTTGACTATCCGGATGAAAAAATTTTTTACATAAAAGGCAAGGTTGAAGATACTATTCCGGCAACGCTACCTGGCAAAATCGCTATATTAAGACTCGACACTGACTTTTATGAATCCACCAGGCATGAATTGCATTATTTATATCCGCTGCTGGTACAAGGCGGTGTTTTGATTATTGATGATTACGGCCATTGGGAAGGCGCCAGAAAGGCTGTGGATGAGTATATCAAACAACATAAGCTCCCGGTTTTGTTAAACCGGATTGACTATACCGGACGTATAGCTATAAAATGGAAATAA
- a CDS encoding class I SAM-dependent methyltransferase yields the protein MKGNDRLNPTIFHTRYVHLTHLRDATIKVINQLTTNSPNKLLVDFGCGDMPYRSVIEPKVGKYLGVDLEMNPKAEHHIDFDSKTTLPDNYADIVLSNQVLEHVDSPAGYLQEALRILKPGGTLILTTHGYWFYHPTPNDYWRWTSAGLRKTVEKEGFIISSFHGIMGLAASGLQLLQDAIAVKMPKFLIPPFALVMQGMIGLFNKINSQSQRDRDASLYVVIATKPI from the coding sequence ATGAAAGGGAATGACAGGTTAAATCCTACTATATTTCATACGCGCTATGTGCATTTAACACATCTGCGGGATGCAACAATAAAAGTTATTAACCAATTAACAACCAATAGCCCTAACAAGCTATTGGTTGATTTTGGTTGCGGCGATATGCCTTACCGATCGGTTATTGAGCCAAAGGTAGGCAAGTATCTGGGGGTCGACCTGGAAATGAACCCGAAAGCCGAACACCATATTGATTTCGACAGCAAGACCACCTTGCCTGATAACTACGCTGATATCGTACTGTCAAACCAGGTGTTAGAACATGTAGACTCGCCTGCGGGTTACCTGCAGGAAGCGTTACGCATACTTAAACCCGGCGGCACGCTAATACTTACTACACATGGTTATTGGTTTTATCACCCTACCCCGAATGATTATTGGCGCTGGACGAGCGCGGGCTTGCGCAAAACGGTAGAAAAAGAAGGTTTTATCATCTCCTCTTTTCATGGCATTATGGGATTGGCTGCCAGCGGCTTACAATTGTTACAGGATGCTATAGCGGTAAAGATGCCTAAATTCCTGATTCCGCCATTTGCTTTAGTGATGCAGGGCATGATCGGCTTATTCAACAAAATAAACTCGCAAAGCCAGCGAGACAGGGATGCATCATTATACGTTGTTATTGCTACAAAGCCGATATAA
- a CDS encoding FeoB-associated Cys-rich membrane protein, which yields MNIQVVIVVILFVAAAFYLGRKIYNSLFAKKGCGTNCKCGVDFSSLQPDKHK from the coding sequence ATGAATATTCAGGTTGTAATAGTTGTTATTTTATTTGTGGCCGCAGCGTTCTATCTGGGCCGTAAAATATATAACAGCCTGTTTGCCAAAAAAGGCTGCGGTACCAATTGTAAGTGCGGCGTCGATTTTAGCAGCTTACAGCCTGATAAGCATAAATAG
- a CDS encoding class I SAM-dependent methyltransferase, which translates to MDNNLTDRSFWKSFWEAKKGLIFPIKANYVFGDILGKLIAEKQIKTAIELGGFPGYYATYLKKYQKLDTTLFDYYIHRDIIKKLLEANGLSESDITIIEADLFNYTPEKQYDLVSSFGLIEHFNDTKAIIETHLQFLKPGGVLFITLPNFVGVNGWVQRKFDRDNYDKHNINSMNLQLLADSCRQLGLKEVECYYSGKFSIWLENKAEQSALAKVFVKGLWFAGKVFTKIVPVESKALSPYIVLKAVK; encoded by the coding sequence ATGGATAATAACTTAACCGACCGCTCGTTCTGGAAATCATTTTGGGAAGCAAAAAAGGGCCTCATTTTTCCTATCAAGGCAAATTACGTATTCGGCGATATATTAGGCAAGCTAATAGCCGAGAAGCAAATAAAAACAGCGATTGAGTTGGGCGGTTTCCCGGGTTATTACGCCACGTATCTTAAAAAGTATCAAAAGCTGGATACTACCCTGTTTGATTACTACATCCACCGCGACATCATCAAAAAGCTGCTTGAGGCAAATGGGTTAAGCGAGTCTGATATTACCATCATCGAAGCCGACTTATTTAACTATACACCCGAAAAACAATACGATCTCGTATCATCCTTTGGGTTGATAGAGCATTTTAACGATACCAAGGCCATTATTGAAACCCATCTTCAGTTTTTAAAACCCGGCGGTGTGCTGTTCATCACCCTGCCAAATTTTGTAGGCGTTAATGGCTGGGTGCAGCGCAAATTCGACCGTGATAATTACGATAAGCACAACATCAACAGCATGAACCTGCAACTGCTGGCCGATAGCTGTCGCCAGTTAGGTTTAAAAGAAGTAGAGTGTTACTACTCCGGCAAGTTTTCCATCTGGCTGGAAAATAAAGCGGAGCAAAGCGCATTGGCAAAAGTTTTTGTAAAAGGCTTATGGTTTGCCGGCAAAGTGTTTACCAAGATAGTACCTGTTGAAAGTAAGGCGCTTTCGCCTTATATTGTGTTAAAAGCGGTAAAGTAG
- a CDS encoding glycosyltransferase gives MGEFNLCIIKPNNNAFSETFIEEHIKRLPGNKKVLWGGAFPVYDDEGKFIIVSKWGLLLYLIQKRIFKKLSIGIANKALANYFTKNEIDVVFAEYGMVGAMVTDACKLAGVPLVIHYHGADVHHAGTVKKYYAQYQKAFNYASAFIAVSGDMVETLKQMGAPADKITLSSCGVDTHAFPQLDISSNGRNFISIGRFVEKKSPLSVVKAFKIVADQYEDATLNMVGNGPLFDETAAFIRVSGLDAQVTLRGVLKPDEIKVLLKQSRCFVQHSVTAADGDKEGTPVSVLEAGSSGLAIVSTLHSGIKEAVINGETGYLVPEHDIEGMGAYMLNIAGDINLAVKLGNAAAAHIRNNYDVNNRISKLTTLLLNAKKQ, from the coding sequence ATGGGTGAGTTTAACCTATGCATTATAAAACCCAATAACAACGCTTTCTCCGAAACATTTATTGAAGAACATATAAAGCGTTTGCCCGGCAACAAAAAGGTGCTGTGGGGCGGGGCTTTCCCTGTGTACGATGATGAGGGCAAGTTTATCATCGTGTCGAAATGGGGACTTTTGTTATATCTGATACAAAAGCGAATATTTAAAAAGCTATCTATAGGCATAGCCAACAAGGCTCTGGCAAATTATTTCACAAAAAATGAAATTGATGTGGTGTTTGCCGAATATGGTATGGTTGGCGCAATGGTTACCGATGCTTGTAAACTTGCAGGCGTTCCGCTGGTGATACATTATCATGGCGCCGACGTTCACCACGCCGGTACGGTAAAAAAGTATTACGCGCAATATCAAAAGGCTTTTAATTACGCGAGCGCTTTTATAGCTGTGTCGGGCGATATGGTGGAGACCTTAAAACAAATGGGCGCTCCGGCCGACAAAATTACACTTTCTTCCTGCGGAGTGGACACGCATGCCTTTCCGCAATTAGACATATCATCCAACGGGAGAAACTTTATTTCGATTGGCCGCTTTGTGGAGAAAAAGTCGCCCCTGTCTGTCGTAAAAGCCTTTAAAATAGTAGCTGATCAATATGAGGATGCTACATTAAACATGGTAGGCAATGGCCCTTTATTTGATGAAACGGCCGCTTTTATAAGAGTATCTGGCCTGGACGCTCAGGTAACATTAAGAGGGGTTTTAAAGCCTGACGAAATAAAAGTGTTGTTAAAACAAAGCCGGTGCTTTGTACAACATTCAGTTACGGCGGCTGATGGCGACAAGGAAGGTACGCCCGTGTCGGTTTTAGAAGCGGGCTCATCGGGACTGGCCATTGTAAGCACCCTGCACTCGGGTATAAAGGAGGCCGTAATCAATGGTGAAACAGGTTACCTGGTGCCTGAGCATGACATTGAAGGTATGGGCGCTTACATGCTGAATATAGCCGGTGATATTAACTTAGCCGTGAAACTTGGCAATGCAGCCGCAGCACATATTCGTAATAACTACGACGTTAATAATAGAATATCTAAATTGACAACCTTATTACTAAACGCAAAAAAGCAATAA
- the typA gene encoding translational GTPase TypA, producing MQKIRNIAIIAHVDHGKTTLVDKILHSCEIFRDGQETGELILDNNDLERERGITIVAKNVSVKYKDVKINIIDTPGHADFGGEVERVLKMADGVLLLCDAFEGAMPQTRFVTQKALALGLKPIVVVNKVDKENCRPEEVYEQIFELFFNLDATEEQLEFPVIYGSSKQGWMNTDWKTPTDNIFPLMDTILAHIPPAPFNEGSLQMQITSLDYSSFVGRIAIGRVARGTIKENMPVSLVKRDGTIQKSRIKELYTFEGLGKIKATEVKAGDICAVVGIDGFDIGDTIADFEKPEQLEVIKIDEPTMNMMFTINNSPFFGKEGKFVTSRHLRDRLIKETEKNLALRVVETDSPDSYLVYGRGILHLSVLIETMRREGYELQVGQPQVIVKEIDGVKCEPIETLIVDVPGDVAGKVIELVTQRKGDLLIMEPKGDLQHLEFDIPSRGIIGLRNNVLTATAGEAIMAHRFKAYEPWKGTIPARLNGVLISMDSGKTTAFAIDKLQDRGRFFIDPGVDIYEGQILGEHIRDNDLVINLTKGKQLTNMRASGSDTNVRIAPAIKFSLEESMEYIQADEYIEVTPQSIRLRKIYLTENERKVNGKKFQS from the coding sequence ATGCAAAAAATAAGAAACATAGCTATTATAGCACACGTTGACCACGGTAAAACCACACTGGTTGACAAAATTCTGCACAGCTGCGAAATATTTCGTGATGGACAGGAAACCGGAGAATTGATATTAGATAATAACGACCTGGAGCGTGAACGTGGTATTACCATTGTTGCAAAAAACGTTTCGGTTAAATACAAAGACGTTAAGATCAATATTATTGATACTCCTGGTCACGCCGACTTTGGCGGTGAGGTTGAGCGTGTGTTAAAAATGGCCGACGGCGTATTGCTGCTTTGCGACGCATTTGAAGGCGCCATGCCGCAAACCCGTTTTGTTACCCAAAAGGCTTTGGCTTTAGGCTTAAAACCTATTGTAGTTGTAAACAAGGTTGATAAAGAGAACTGCCGCCCTGAAGAGGTTTACGAGCAGATTTTTGAACTATTTTTTAACCTTGATGCTACCGAAGAGCAACTGGAATTCCCGGTTATTTACGGTTCATCAAAACAAGGCTGGATGAATACCGATTGGAAAACCCCAACCGATAACATCTTCCCGCTGATGGATACCATCTTGGCGCACATCCCGCCGGCTCCGTTTAACGAAGGTTCGCTGCAAATGCAAATTACCTCGCTTGATTATTCATCTTTTGTAGGTCGTATCGCGATCGGTCGTGTTGCGCGCGGCACCATTAAAGAGAACATGCCGGTATCATTGGTGAAACGCGATGGTACTATCCAAAAATCACGTATAAAAGAGCTTTACACTTTTGAGGGCTTAGGTAAAATAAAAGCTACCGAAGTAAAAGCAGGCGATATTTGCGCCGTTGTAGGTATTGATGGTTTTGATATTGGCGATACCATTGCTGATTTTGAAAAACCGGAGCAACTGGAAGTTATCAAAATTGATGAGCCTACCATGAACATGATGTTCACCATCAATAACTCACCTTTCTTTGGTAAAGAAGGTAAGTTTGTAACCTCACGCCACCTGCGCGACCGCCTTATTAAGGAAACTGAAAAGAACCTGGCCCTTCGTGTTGTTGAAACCGATTCGCCTGATTCATACCTGGTATATGGCCGTGGTATCCTCCACTTATCAGTACTAATTGAAACCATGCGCCGCGAAGGCTATGAGTTACAGGTGGGCCAGCCGCAGGTTATTGTTAAAGAGATTGACGGTGTTAAATGTGAGCCGATTGAAACCCTGATAGTTGATGTACCTGGTGACGTTGCCGGCAAGGTAATTGAACTGGTTACCCAGCGTAAAGGCGATCTGTTGATTATGGAGCCAAAAGGCGATTTACAACACCTTGAGTTTGATATCCCGTCTCGCGGCATCATCGGTTTACGTAACAACGTATTAACCGCTACTGCCGGTGAGGCTATCATGGCACACCGCTTTAAAGCCTATGAGCCATGGAAAGGTACAATCCCTGCTCGTTTAAACGGTGTATTAATATCAATGGATAGCGGTAAAACTACTGCATTTGCTATTGATAAACTGCAAGATCGTGGCCGTTTCTTTATTGATCCGGGTGTAGATATCTATGAAGGCCAAATATTAGGTGAGCACATACGCGATAATGATTTGGTTATTAACCTTACCAAAGGCAAGCAGTTAACCAATATGCGCGCATCCGGTAGTGATACCAACGTACGTATTGCACCGGCCATCAAATTCTCGCTTGAAGAATCAATGGAATATATCCAGGCTGATGAATACATTGAGGTTACGCCGCAAAGCATCCGCTTACGTAAAATTTACTTAACTGAAAACGAGCGTAAGGTAAACGGTAAAAAATTCCAGTCGTAA
- a CDS encoding LamG domain-containing protein codes for MKHFFGLLATILFSISFISCQSTSLEPEGDPADSTKIPTDTIDLTLDSLKTGLIAFYPFDGNAKDLSGNKHNGLVYNITDAKNRFNKPASAYEFNGYSAFVRVEDEEDLRLYNTSFTVNYWIYVDAYNLSHGSAILHKRGSGSRNGWHLSFSGAEAQHTSVGKVGRPSYGVSAGDDPFAVGEKYLQKGIWYMITSLYDLEAQTYTTYINGKLDAVTQNIPTPNALTDAPLFIGRDSIFPYDGTEPYYFMGRLDDIRIYNRIISDTEMQKLFVLTQEQSAKLSQQ; via the coding sequence ATGAAGCACTTTTTTGGATTGTTAGCTACAATATTATTTTCAATAAGCTTTATTTCCTGCCAGTCAACCTCCCTTGAACCTGAAGGCGATCCAGCTGACTCCACCAAAATCCCAACAGATACTATTGATCTTACACTTGATAGTTTAAAAACCGGCCTCATCGCATTTTATCCGTTTGATGGCAATGCCAAGGATCTTTCAGGCAATAAGCATAACGGTTTGGTTTATAATATTACCGATGCAAAGAACCGATTTAACAAGCCCGCTTCGGCATACGAGTTTAATGGCTATAGTGCTTTTGTAAGGGTGGAAGACGAAGAAGACCTACGCCTTTATAACACCAGCTTTACCGTTAACTACTGGATATATGTTGATGCTTATAACCTTTCGCACGGTTCGGCCATATTACATAAACGCGGTTCGGGTTCACGCAACGGCTGGCATTTATCTTTTTCGGGTGCTGAAGCACAACATACCAGCGTAGGTAAAGTGGGCAGGCCCTCTTACGGCGTTTCCGCCGGCGACGATCCGTTTGCCGTGGGTGAGAAATACCTGCAAAAGGGTATCTGGTATATGATCACGTCTCTGTATGACCTGGAAGCACAAACCTATACCACTTACATAAACGGCAAGTTAGACGCAGTTACACAAAACATACCTACGCCTAACGCCCTTACTGATGCGCCTTTGTTCATCGGCCGCGACAGTATTTTCCCTTATGATGGTACCGAGCCATATTATTTTATGGGCAGGCTTGATGATATCCGCATCTATAACCGCATTATAAGCGATACCGAAATGCAGAAACTTTTTGTTTTAACCCAGGAACAGTCGGCCAAATTATCACAACAATAA
- a CDS encoding serine acetyltransferase, producing MNPFAYLFQDRKANRGNIKGQLVLFMFRLVQLINRSMVAKVILFPYLMFYRFFVEWSLGIELPRKLTAGKGLIIYHGQALVVNQGVVLGENCVLRNSVTIGHKKLADGNFSGCPRIGNNVDIGANVCIIGDVTIGDNVIIGAGAVVVKNIPANSVAVGNPARIIEQKTTITETIITTGA from the coding sequence ATGAACCCTTTTGCTTACTTGTTTCAGGACCGGAAAGCTAACCGCGGGAATATAAAAGGCCAGTTGGTGCTTTTTATGTTCAGGCTGGTGCAGTTGATTAACCGCTCGATGGTAGCAAAGGTGATACTTTTTCCATACCTCATGTTTTACCGCTTTTTTGTGGAATGGAGCCTGGGTATCGAGCTGCCGCGCAAGCTAACGGCGGGTAAAGGACTGATCATTTACCATGGGCAGGCACTGGTAGTTAACCAGGGCGTGGTGCTTGGCGAAAACTGTGTGCTGCGCAATTCGGTAACCATAGGGCATAAAAAACTGGCTGACGGAAACTTTAGTGGTTGCCCGCGCATTGGGAACAATGTTGACATTGGCGCAAACGTTTGTATTATTGGCGATGTTACCATTGGCGATAACGTAATAATAGGGGCGGGCGCAGTAGTGGTGAAAAACATACCGGCCAACAGTGTAGCCGTGGGTAATCCGGCGCGCATTATCGAACAAAAAACAACCATAACGGAAACAATTATTACAACAGGTGCTTAA
- a CDS encoding oligosaccharide flippase family protein: MGIVKQQAYKNTLVLYLGMAIAYINTVLLFPPIVGDNNFGFYNLVISVSVLYSLVSAMGVPSIIARYFPFYRTEDGKHNGFIHWVAFLALIGFSVATALYLVFKPAIIGAYAQSSPLFVKYYYYMIPLALFIIAFNFLEMMGRAVYRTIFSNILQFVVLRLATTIMLLMITQKWLTFEGFIFGYIIVNGIISLILLINLLVSGSFKLGSVTSTLTGDKKQEMINFGMFTLVSGSVYTLLQKVDTLMLSSMASDAVTGVYSWYFNIAMVISIPAQALSRTTYAIVADSWRTKNMANIADIYAKTSIIQLVVGMLLFIGIFINRDNLYALARNKDFTDPKYFMLFIVIGLGFLADITGGLNSYIITTSHKYRLVTLITVIMCVICVILNYLLIPIYEGLGSAIAYFITIVGMNFATWLYIKIRFKMQPFTYKHLLVVVIAAISYFIGFNFWRLPNVWLDIMARSGVTALVYAVLTYLFKISADVNEKVDELIAKFVRR, from the coding sequence ATGGGTATAGTAAAGCAACAGGCTTATAAAAATACCCTTGTACTTTATTTAGGTATGGCAATAGCGTATATTAATACGGTATTGCTTTTTCCGCCCATCGTTGGCGATAATAATTTCGGCTTTTATAACCTGGTTATCAGCGTATCGGTATTATACTCGCTGGTGTCGGCAATGGGTGTACCCAGTATTATAGCACGCTATTTCCCTTTTTACCGCACCGAAGACGGCAAGCACAACGGCTTTATTCATTGGGTGGCATTTTTGGCATTGATAGGCTTTTCAGTTGCAACAGCTTTGTACCTGGTATTTAAACCAGCCATCATCGGCGCTTACGCGCAAAGCTCGCCGTTGTTTGTAAAGTATTATTATTACATGATACCGTTGGCGTTGTTCATCATCGCCTTTAACTTTTTGGAGATGATGGGTCGGGCAGTTTACCGTACCATATTCTCAAACATACTACAGTTTGTGGTGTTGCGCCTGGCCACTACCATAATGCTGCTGATGATAACGCAGAAATGGCTCACGTTTGAGGGATTTATATTTGGATACATTATAGTTAACGGAATTATTTCGCTTATACTGCTTATCAATTTGCTCGTATCCGGAAGTTTTAAACTGGGTAGCGTAACAAGCACCTTAACCGGCGATAAAAAGCAGGAGATGATCAACTTCGGTATGTTTACGCTCGTGTCAGGTTCTGTTTATACTTTGCTGCAAAAGGTAGATACATTGATGCTAAGCTCTATGGCCAGTGATGCGGTAACGGGGGTATACAGTTGGTACTTCAATATTGCTATGGTGATCAGCATTCCGGCGCAGGCGCTCAGCCGTACCACTTACGCCATTGTTGCCGATTCGTGGCGAACAAAAAACATGGCCAATATTGCCGATATTTATGCCAAAACATCTATCATACAGTTAGTGGTAGGTATGCTGCTGTTTATAGGCATATTTATTAACCGGGATAACCTGTATGCCCTTGCCCGTAATAAGGATTTTACCGACCCGAAATATTTTATGCTTTTTATAGTTATCGGGCTTGGCTTTCTGGCTGATATTACCGGCGGTTTAAACAGCTATATTATAACCACCTCACACAAATACCGCCTGGTAACGCTCATCACCGTAATTATGTGCGTTATCTGCGTCATTCTTAACTATTTGCTTATCCCTATTTATGAAGGTTTGGGCTCAGCAATAGCTTATTTCATTACTATTGTGGGTATGAATTTCGCCACTTGGCTATATATCAAGATCCGCTTTAAAATGCAGCCCTTTACGTACAAGCATTTGCTGGTAGTGGTTATCGCGGCCATCAGCTATTTTATCGGCTTCAATTTTTGGCGCTTGCCTAATGTATGGCTTGATATTATGGCTCGTAGCGGCGTCACCGCCCTTGTATACGCGGTACTTACTTACTTATTTAAAATATCGGCAGATGTTAACGAAAAGGTTGATGAGTTGATAGCTAAATTTGTACGCCGGTAA
- a CDS encoding glycosyltransferase: MQNLAPIALFVYNRPDHTRRTLNYLQKNLLAEESRLYIFADAAKTDADKEKVEQVRQYVKTVSGFKSVRVIEREQNLGLAASIIDGVTRLVNDYGKVIVFEDDLLSSKYTLQYFNEALNRYANEEQVMHIGAYMYGLNNDKLPQTFFHHIATSWGWATWARAWKNFEPDIDKLMAQFDHEKKHRFSVENTMNFWKQMQEFKAGKNNSWAIRWYASIFLKGGLTLNPSHSLVHNIGHDGTGVHSNIENMYQVQITDKPVKQFPTIIAEDKQAHIAIRNFLKNRKGSLLQRGLRLIKQWRIKYLKKS; this comes from the coding sequence ATGCAAAACCTTGCCCCCATTGCTTTATTTGTTTATAACCGTCCTGATCATACCCGCAGAACACTTAACTACCTGCAAAAAAATTTACTGGCTGAGGAATCACGCCTGTATATTTTTGCTGATGCAGCCAAAACCGACGCTGATAAAGAGAAAGTAGAGCAGGTAAGGCAATACGTAAAAACAGTTTCAGGCTTTAAATCGGTTAGGGTTATTGAGCGAGAACAAAATCTGGGCTTGGCAGCATCTATTATTGACGGTGTTACCCGGTTGGTGAACGATTACGGTAAGGTGATCGTGTTTGAGGATGATCTGCTTTCCTCAAAATATACCCTGCAATATTTTAACGAGGCGCTTAACCGCTATGCTAACGAGGAGCAGGTTATGCACATCGGCGCATATATGTACGGTTTAAATAATGACAAACTGCCGCAAACCTTCTTTCATCATATTGCTACAAGTTGGGGATGGGCTACGTGGGCACGGGCGTGGAAAAACTTTGAGCCGGATATCGATAAGCTGATGGCCCAATTTGACCACGAGAAAAAGCACCGCTTTTCGGTAGAGAACACCATGAACTTTTGGAAACAGATGCAGGAGTTCAAGGCAGGTAAAAACAACTCCTGGGCTATACGCTGGTATGCATCCATATTCTTGAAAGGTGGGTTGACTTTGAACCCATCTCACTCTTTGGTGCACAACATCGGGCATGATGGCACGGGTGTGCACTCCAACATCGAGAATATGTACCAGGTGCAAATTACCGATAAGCCGGTAAAGCAATTCCCGACCATAATAGCGGAAGACAAGCAGGCACATATTGCCATTCGTAACTTTTTGAAGAACCGCAAAGGCAGTTTATTACAACGTGGGTTACGGCTGATAAAGCAGTGGCGGATAAAATATCTGAAAAAGTCTTGA